The genomic stretch TCTTCAAAAGTATGTGACCACAGTAAAATACAGTGAATCAAACCCTATTTTGATTTGAAAAAGATCAGGCATGTGTATCCTAATCTCTCATTGAAATAAGACTTTATCCTTTTACCTATTCTGTTTTAGAATCCTGGATTAGTATTTCTTCTAGTGAATGTTATTTTGTCCCTACAGGTCTTCGCTGTAACCCAGAGACAGAAAAAACAGAACAGTGATTAGGAAATATTGACCTGCTAGCcttaaaatattatatttatatgAGTAGAATACTCTGTACTTGCTAATGAATCTTCGTGAATTCTACCATGATTTTGAGTTTTCAGTTGTACCCTGAAGCTCTAATCCATGGTAATTGTCATAGAAACTGTCTATTGTAGTGTCTATATTTATCTTGTTCTCAAAAATGTTTCCTATAGGTAATAACCTTGATGCTATCCATGACATAACTGTGGCATACCCTCAAAACATTCCGCAAACAGAGAAGCACCTTCTGAATGGAAACTTCCCAAAGGAGATACATTTTCATGTCCGTAGGTATCCAGTACGGACTCTGCCAACTTCCAGGGAAGAGCTGCAGCTCTGGTGCCAGAAGCGttgggaagagaaagaagagagactCCAGTTGTTCTACGAAGGTGAAAAGTACTTTGATGTAACAGGGCGAAGCATAATTCCACCTTGTAAATCTGAGCTCAGGGTCCTAGTGGTTAAATGCATCTCGCTTCTGTACTGGACATTGTTCACACTAGCTATGTTTGTGTTGCTGTACTTGTACAGCTTTGTGCGATTGTATTGTGTGACTGCAGTTGTCATTTTTGTTgtgcaacaaaaaatatttggtGGGCTGGAAATAATTGAACTTGCACGTCATCAATATTTTAATAAACGACAGAATGGATATGGCAGGAAAACAGAATAATAAGTCTAGTGCTGTTATAGGAGAAGGAGGTAAAGGATGTTTTTGAGACTTACCACAGACTTTGTAAACAGGGAAGTGTGTTTGCAtgaaaattgtcttttttttttacactaccGCCATTATTTGTTAAAGGTATTTTGCACTTATTCTGTGAAAAAGAAATATTAGTTACTGCTATGTGTGAAAACTATCGTTTTTATCTTTGAATGTAATTTCTATATTGCTCTTGCAAGCAGCTAGCAACTGCTGCATACTGTAGCTATGAAACAACTTGCTGGATTATTTAACAATCATTACGATGTTAATAAATGTGAGGTACgctgaactttttaaaactgcaGATCCAAACTGTTCAGCTAAGGGAGACAGATCTGTGGTTCCTGTACAATCACGTTGGCCTAAACTAAGCACCAGACTTGCTCATTTAGCAACTAACGTGTGCGCACGTGCAGTCCTAAcattttcacatttattttaaaccCTTTTCCCACACACTTCCCCAAACAGGACTGAGCATACTGCTACCCAACCCAGCGAAAAAGTGAGAAACTAAATGGGGATTCTAACTCGGGTGTGTCATGTTGTGGTGCAGGTAGGGCCATCCACTCTGCCCCACTCTGACTCTAAATTGATTTTTTTGCAAGACCTACATTTCTGGGTTTGGCTCCCTCAGTGTGCTGTATGGCCGTCACCTGTGTAATAGCCCTTACCTCTGGGAGACTTGCACGTACTGTCGTACTTCGAGTTGGTCCTTCTGCTGAAGCAAAACCAGCTGGGGGCATGTTGCATTTGCTAAACAGCGAGCAGATGTTAACAATTTCTCTGTATAGAAGAAACTTGTCTGAaaacaatatatcttttttggagAAAGTGAGAGGTCTTTTAGTTGAAGCTGCTACtttggcttttaaaatgttttcttcgtCGTTTTAATCTTTAATGTCTACAGTAGGAAGACtgcttttttctgtttgcacatcAATGTGACCCTCTAAAATTCAGCCAAAGCCACAGCTGGTTATCTACGGTTATATGGCAAGAGAAGTGTCTCAGCCTATTATAGCACAGGACAAGCTACACTATTTCTCTTCCCAAACACAATATCCTTCTTGACTACCCAATCACGTCATTCCTCTTCTACTCAGGCCACTCCTCTGCACAATCTTTCACTGTTTAGACTCTCCCATTGAAAATTTATCCACGGCCCTCTCCTTTTATGTGGCATTGGTGGAAAGTCAGAGAAATCAAAGGTTTTAGGCCTTTCAGACCCTTACAGGGTAGCAGAT from Lepidochelys kempii isolate rLepKem1 chromosome 3, rLepKem1.hap2, whole genome shotgun sequence encodes the following:
- the LCLAT1 gene encoding lysocardiolipin acyltransferase 1 isoform X4, yielding MQVAAFIFIQRKWEDDKNHFENMLDYFCDIHEPLQLLIFPEGTDLTANTKARSNEFAEKNGLRKYKYVLHPRTTGFTFVVERLREGNNLDAIHDITVAYPQNIPQTEKHLLNGNFPKEIHFHVRRYPVRTLPTSREELQLWCQKRWEEKEERLQLFYEGEKYFDVTGRSIIPPCKSELRVLVVKCISLLYWTLFTLAMFVLLYLYSFVRLYCVTAVVIFVVQQKIFGGLEIIELARHQYFNKRQNGYGRKTE
- the LCLAT1 gene encoding lysocardiolipin acyltransferase 1 isoform X3, with protein sequence MVFGAKVVITGDGFIPGERSVIIMNHRTRMDWMFLWNCLLRYSYLRLEKICLKSSLKSVPGFGWAMQVAAFIFIQRKWEDDKNHFENMLDYFCDIHEPLQLLIFPEGTDLTANTKARSNEFAEKNGLRKYKYVLHPRTTGFTFVVERLREGNNLDAIHDITVAYPQNIPQTEKHLLNGNFPKEIHFHVRRYPVRTLPTSREELQLWCQKRWEEKEERLQLFYEGEKYFDVTGRSIIPPCKSELRVLVVKCISLLYWTLFTLAMFVLLYLYSFVRLYCVTAVVIFVVQQKIFGGLEIIELARHQYFNKRQNGYGRKTE